From a single Mus musculus strain C57BL/6J chromosome 12, GRCm38.p6 C57BL/6J genomic region:
- the Rps29 gene encoding 40S ribosomal protein S29 — protein sequence MGHQQLYWSHPRKFGQGSRSCRVCSNRHGLIRKYGLNMCRQCFRQYAKDIGFIKLD from the exons ATGGGTCACCAGCAGCTCTACTGGAGTCACCCACGGAAGTTCGGCCAGGGTTCCCGCTCTTG CCGCGTCTGCTCCAACCGCCACGGTCTGATCCGCAAATACGGGCTGAACATGTGCCGCCAGTGCTTCCGGCAGTACGCGAAGGACATAGGCTTCATTAAG ttggaCTAA